The Streptomyces pratensis genomic interval TGGCCACCGCCGCGAACATCACGGCGGCGGGCGTCTGCCCGTCGGCGTACCCGAGGGACGCGGCGACACCGGCGCTCGGGGTGGCGAGCGCGGGAAAGCCGGCTTCCTCGAACGCCTGCGCGCTCGGGACGTCCCACGGGCCGGGCAGGACCAGGGGAACGCCGGGCCGGCGGCCGTGGTGCAGCGCGCGGAAGACGGATGCGGGGTCGGTCATCAGGACTCCGGGGCGAAGTGGTGCGTACGGGCGGAAGGGGTGTGACGGGCCCTGTCTCGCAGTGGCGCAGTGGCTCAGTGGCTGCCGGGGGTGTGGTGCCCGGGAGCCAGCCGGCACGTCACGCCGAAGCGGTTCCACGCGTTGATCACCGTGATGGAGGCGATCAGCTGGGCGAGCTCGGCCTCCTCGAACTGCTTGGCAGCCTTCGCGTACACCTCGTCCGGGACGAACCCGTCGGTCAGGATCGTCACCGCCTCCGTCAGCTCGATCGCCGCCAGTTCCTTCTCCGTGTAGAAGTGCAGCGACTCCTGCCAGGCGCTGAGCTGGACGATGCGCTCGACGGACTCGCCGGCCGCGATCGCGTCCTTCGAGTGCATGTCCAGGCAGAAGGCGCAGTGGTTGAGCTGAGAGGCGCGGACCTTGACCAGTTCGAGCAGAGTCGGGTCGAGACCCTTACGGGACGCGGCGTCCAGCCGGACCATGGCCTTGTAGACATCGGGGACGAGCTGCGCCCACTGCAGGCGGGCCGGGTGCTCGGGGGCGTACTCAGAGGTCGCGTGGTTCTGTGTGTGCGTCGTCATGGGAACGACGCTAGTCGGCGGGTGGCGCAGCGGTATGGTCCATTTCCATGACAGATTCCTGGGCCGCTTTCGGGGCCGACCTGCATATCGAACCGCTCGGCGCGGGTCTGCGCAGCGGGCTGATGAACGCGCTGCGGGAGGCCGTCCGGAGCGGCCGGCTGGCACCGGGCACCCGGCTGCCCTCCTCCAGGACGCTGGCCGTGGATCTCGGGATCGCACGCAACACCGTCGCCGACGCCTATGCCGAGCTCGTGGCCGAGGGGTGGCTCACCGCGAGGCAGGGATCCGGGACCAGGGTCGCGCAGCGCGCCGACGCGGCCGGGCCGGAGTCCAGGCGTGTCCCGTCCCGGCCGGTGCGGGGGCGGCCCACCCACAACTTGATGCCGGGGTCGCCGGACCTCTCGGCCTTCCCGCGCGCCGAATGGCTCAAGGCGTCGAGGCGCGCCCTCGGCGCCGCGCCGGACCAGGCCTTCGGGTACGACGACCCACAGGGCCGCATCGAGCTGCGTACCGTCCTGGCCGGTTATCTGGCGCGAGCACGCGGGGTGTACGCGGATCCTGAGCGCATCGTGATCTGCTCCGGGTTCGTCCAAGGGCTCAGCTTGATGGGGAAGGTGCTGGCACAGCGTGGGGTGCGGGAGGCGGCCGTCGAGTCGTGCGGGCTGGACATCCACTGGAATCTGCTGAACGGGGCCGGCCTGGCCACTCCGTGCCTCCCGGTCGACGAGCTCGGGGCCAGGACGGGGGAACTGGGCGGTATGCGCCATGTGGGCGCCGCACTGCTGACTCCCGCCCATCAGTTCCCCACGGGAGTTCCGCTCCACCCCGA includes:
- a CDS encoding carboxymuconolactone decarboxylase family protein, encoding MTTHTQNHATSEYAPEHPARLQWAQLVPDVYKAMVRLDAASRKGLDPTLLELVKVRASQLNHCAFCLDMHSKDAIAAGESVERIVQLSAWQESLHFYTEKELAAIELTEAVTILTDGFVPDEVYAKAAKQFEEAELAQLIASITVINAWNRFGVTCRLAPGHHTPGSH
- a CDS encoding PLP-dependent aminotransferase family protein, producing the protein MTDSWAAFGADLHIEPLGAGLRSGLMNALREAVRSGRLAPGTRLPSSRTLAVDLGIARNTVADAYAELVAEGWLTARQGSGTRVAQRADAAGPESRRVPSRPVRGRPTHNLMPGSPDLSAFPRAEWLKASRRALGAAPDQAFGYDDPQGRIELRTVLAGYLARARGVYADPERIVICSGFVQGLSLMGKVLAQRGVREAAVESCGLDIHWNLLNGAGLATPCLPVDELGARTGELGGMRHVGAALLTPAHQFPTGVPLHPDRRAAAVDWARSSGGLLLEDDYDGEFRYDRQPVGALQGLDPERVVHMGTASKSLAPGLRLAWLVLPEGLVSEVCDAKGGPEWMTATPDQLTLAEFIASGAYDRHVRAMRLRYRRRRDQLVQALAERAPGFRVTGIAAGLHAVLELPEGTEQSVVQAANWQGLALERLSRFRHQDAEPGREGLVIGYGTPSESGWAGALDALCRVLP